From one Gadus morhua chromosome 8, gadMor3.0, whole genome shotgun sequence genomic stretch:
- the pter gene encoding N-acetyltaurine hydrolase has product MTDVSGKVLTVLGPIDPDQLGRTMTHEHLTMTFECCYFSPPPGDQVENPFQMQHMFWLRQNPYGNHENLLLKQENSAVREELLAYKKAGGGAMVENTTTGIDRDLPTIRQMSKETGVHVIGGAGYYVDATHTEATKRMTVEELSVVMADEVLHGADGTGIRCGVIGEIGCSWPITDSEKKVLRATAHAQAQLGCPVIIHPGRNPTAPAEVVRVLREAGGDIGKTVMSHLDRTIFDHGELVEFAKEGCYLEYDLFGTEMLDYPYDLSVDMPSDSQRVQALGVLVKEGYEDHIVVAHDIHTKNRLTKYGGHGYSHILKSIVPKMLRRGFTQAQVDKILIANPKRWLTFK; this is encoded by the exons ATGACCGACGTGAGTGGGAAAGTCCTAACGGTCCTGGGTCCGATCGACCCGGACCAATTGGGCCGCACTATGACCCACGAGCATTTAACTATGACTTTCGAGTGCTGTTACTTCTCCCCACCGCCAGGGGACCAGGTGGAGAACCCATTTCAGATGCAACACATGTTCTGGTTGAGACAGAACCCGTACGGCAACCACGAGAACCTGCTCCTGAAGCAAGAAAACAGCGCGGTGCGAGAGGAACTGCTGGCGTACAAGAAGGCCGGGGGgggagccatggttgagaacaCCACAACCGGCATCGACCGGGACCTGCCCACCATCAGACAGATGTCCAAAGAAACGGGGGTCCATGTTATTGGTGGCGCTGGGTACTATGTGGATGCCACCCACACAGAGGCCACCAAGAGGATGACTGTGGAGGAG ctcaGCGTCGTCATGGCGGACGAGGTGCTCCACGGCGCCGACGGGACGGGCATCCGCTGCGGCGTCATCGGGGAGATCGGCTGCAGCTGGCCCATCACGGACAGCGAGAAGAAGGTGCTGAGGGCCACGGCGCACGCCCAGGCCCAGCTGGGCTGCCCCGTCATCATCCACCCGGGGCGCAACCCCACCGCGCCCGCCGAGGTGGTCCGTGTCCTCCGGGAGGCCGGCGGAGACATCGGCAAGACGGTCATGTCGCACCTGGACAG GACCATCTTTGACCACGGGGAGCTGGTGGAGTTCGCTAAGGAGGGCTGCTACCTCGAGTATGACCTGTTTGGCACCGAGATGCTGGACTACCCATACGACCTGTCGGTGGACATGCCCAGTGACAGCCAACGTGTGCAGGC ccTGGGGGTTCTGGTGAAGGAGGGCTATGAGGACCACATCGTGGTGGCTCACGACATCCACACCAAGAACCGCCTGACCAAGTACGGCGGCCACGGCTACTCCCACATTTTGAAGAGCATCGTGCCCAAGATGCTGAGGAGGGGCTTCACCCAGGCCCAGGTGGACAAGATCCTCATCGCAAACCCCAAACGCTGGCTCACATTCaaataa
- the c1ql3b gene encoding complement C1q-like protein 3b: MIATGVCGVLVVLMLVILIPVMVNSAGTQARYEMLGACQMVCDAQGTTTARAKTTAVKDNRLIQSQLPTFIQGPPGPPGEPGRIGRMGPRGQIGPPGPIGPPGERGEAGPPGLAGSGGYNGPTGGISAATYNTVPKIAFYAALKKQHEGYEVLKFDDVVTNLGNHYDPSTGKFTCSIPGIYFFVYHVLMRGGDGTSMWADLVKNNRVRASAIAQDADQNYDYASNSAVLHLEPGDEVYVKLDGGKAHGGNNNKYSTYSGFMVYAD, encoded by the exons ATGATCGCCACGGGTGTGTGTGGCGTGCTCGTGGTGCTGATGCTTGTGATCCTGATCCCGGTCATGGTCAACTCCGCCGGGACGCAAGCCCGCTACGAGATGCTCGGAGCGTGTCAGATGGTCTGCGATGCCCAGGGGACCACCACGGCCAGGGCGAAAACCACGGCGGTCAAAGATAACCGACTGATTCAGTCACAGTTACCGACCTTCATCCAAGGTCCGCCAGGACCGCCAGGAGAGCCAGGGCGCATCGGTCGCATGGGTCCGAGGGGCCAAATTGGCCCACCCGGACCTATTGGCCCcccgggggagagaggggaggcaggACCCCCTGGGTTAGCCGGGTCAGGAGGATACAACGGACCCACGGGGGGCATCAGCGCAGCCACGTACAACACCGTCCCCAAGATCGCCTTTTACGCAGCTCTGAAGAAACAACACGAAGGCTACGAAGTGCTGAAATTTGACGACGTGGTCACGAATCTTGGAAATCACTACGACCCATCCACGGGGAAGTTCACGTGTTCGATACCGGGgatttatttctttgtttacCACGTGTTGATGCGCGGAGGAGACGGCACCAGCATGTGGGCTGACCTGGTCAAGAACAACCGG GTGCGGGCCAGCGCCATAGCGCAGGACGCCGACCAGAACTACGACTACGCCAGCAACAGCGCCGTGCTGCACCTGGAGCCTGGCGACGAGGTGTACGTCAAGCTGGACGGCGGCAAGGCGCACGGCGGGAACAACAACAAGTACAGCACCTACTCCGGCTTCATGGTGTACGCCGACTGA